A genomic window from Equus caballus isolate H_3958 breed thoroughbred chromosome 5, TB-T2T, whole genome shotgun sequence includes:
- the DEPDC1 gene encoding DEP domain-containing protein 1A isoform X2: protein MESRSVPPGPYRATKLWNEVTTSFRAGMPLRKHRQHFKKYGNCFTAGEAVDWLYDLLRNNNNFGPEVTRQQTLQLLRKFLKNHVIEDIKGRWGSENLDDNSQLFRFPANSPLKTLPRRHPELRKNSIENFSKDKDSIFKLRNLSRRTPKKHGLYFSQENTEKMNCEIVNEDQENSFGNREISQEDVEEVWRYIFLSHLQTILGVSSLEEVINPEQVVPQYVMHNMTSTSKHGIVLLQDKSDDLPHWVLSAMKCLANWPRSNDMNNPTYVGFERDVFRTIADYFLDLPEPLLTFEYYELFVNILGLLQPHLERVAIDALQLCCLLLPPPNRRKLQLLMRMISRMSQNVDMPQLHDAMGTRSLMIHTFSRCVLCCAEEVDLDELLAARLVSFLMDHHQEILQVPSYLQTAVEKHLDYLKKGHIKNPGEGLMVPLPTYSYCKQISAQEFDEQKVSTSQAALAELLENIIKNKSLPLKEKRKKLKQFQKEYPLIYQKRFPTTESEAALFGDKPTIKQPMLILRKPKFRSLRY, encoded by the exons ATGGAGAGTCGGAGCGTGCCCCCCGGCCCTTACCGGGCCACCAAGCTG TGGAATGAAGTTACCACATCTTTTCGAGCAGGGATGCCTCtaagaaaacacaggcagcactttaaaaaatatggcaATTGTTTTACAGCAGGAGAAGCGGTGGATTGGCTTTATGACCTGttaagaaataataacaattttggTCCTGAAGTTACAAGACAACAGACTCTCCAACTGTTGAGGAAATTTCTTAAGAATCATGTAATTGAAGACATCAAAGGCAGATGGGGATCAGAAAATCTTGATGACAACAGTCAGCTATTCAG ATTTCCAGCAAATTCTCCGCTTAAAACTCTTCCACGAAGGCATCCAGAATTGAGAAAAAACAGCATAGAGAACTTTTCCAAAGATAAagatagtatttttaaattacgAAACTTGTCTCGTAGAACTCCTAAGAAGCATGGATTATATTTCTCTCAG gaaaatacagagaaaatgaaCTGTGAAATAGTCAATGAAGATCAAGAAAACTCATTTGGTAATAGAGAAATAAGCCAGGAAGATGTTGAAGAAGTTTGGAGATATATTTTTCTGAGCCA CCTGCAAACCATTCTAGGTGTGTCATCCCTAGAAGAAGTCATAAATCCAGAACAAGTGGTTCCCCAATATGTGATGCACAACATGACCAGCACCAGTAAACATGGGATAGTTCTGCTGCAGGACAAGTCAG ATGACCTTCCTCACTGGGTGTTATCTGCCATGAAGTGCCTAGCAAATT GGCCAAGAAGTAATGATATGAATAATCCAACTTATGTTGGATTTGAACGAGATGTATTCAGGACAATTGCAGATTATTTTCTCGATCTCCCTGAACCTCTGCTCACCTTTGAATATTATGAattatttgtgaatattttgG GTCTGCTGCAGCCTCATTTAGAGCGGGTTGCCATCGACGCACTACAGTTATGTTGTCTGTTACTTCCCCCACCAAACCGTAGAAAGCTTCAACTGTTAATGCGCATGATTTCTCGAATGAGTCAAAATGTCGATATGCCCCAACTTCATGATGCAATGGGTACAAGATCCCTG ATGATACACACTTTTTCTCGGtgtgtgctgtgctgtgctgaAGAAGTGGATCTTGATGAGCTTCTTGCTGCAAGATTGGTTTCTTTCTTAATGGATCATCATCAGGAAATTCTTCAAGTACCCTCTTACTTACAGACTGCAGTGGAGAAACATCTTGACTACTTAAAAAAGGGCCAT ATTAAAAACCCCGGAGAGGGACTGATGGTTCCTTTGCCAACATACTCATACTGTAAGCAGATTAGTGCTCAGGAGTTTGATGAACAGAAAGTTTCTACCTCTCAAGCTGCACTTGCAGAACTTTTAGagaatattattaaaaacaagAGTTTGCCtctaaaggagaaaaggaaaaaactaaaacag TTTCAGAAGGAATATCCCTTGATATATCAGAAGAGATTTCCAACCACGGAGAGTGAAGCAGCACTTTTTGGTGACAAACCTACAATCAAGCAACCAATGCTAATTTTAAGAAAACCAAAGTTTCGTAGTCTAAGATActaa
- the DEPDC1 gene encoding DEP domain-containing protein 1A isoform X1, giving the protein MESRSVPPGPYRATKLWNEVTTSFRAGMPLRKHRQHFKKYGNCFTAGEAVDWLYDLLRNNNNFGPEVTRQQTLQLLRKFLKNHVIEDIKGRWGSENLDDNSQLFRFPANSPLKTLPRRHPELRKNSIENFSKDKDSIFKLRNLSRRTPKKHGLYFSQENTEKMNCEIVNEDQENSFGNREISQEDVEEVWRYIFLSHLQTILGVSSLEEVINPEQVVPQYVMHNMTSTSKHGIVLLQDKSDDLPHWVLSAMKCLANWPRSNDMNNPTYVGFERDVFRTIADYFLDLPEPLLTFEYYELFVNILVVCGYVTVSDRPSGIHKIQDDPQSAKILHLNSLNSFKSTECLLLSLLHKDKNKEESDTTERLRISDQGFHEKCAKKMQLINLKNRRASANDIVGGSCRNLIGLSSMHVLSSSIKPRCCSLEGIVDLPGSSSREVSSILHQSVLNVEGQNSKQFLVSKTKQESLMNLHSEESSQKPLSVGFKRTSTLTVQDQEELYNGKCKSKQLCRSQSLLLRSSTRRNCYINMPVAEIVVKPNLGQGSTSVHTAVEGELGESRATINKRLCKSTVELSANSLPPASSLLTGTQSLLQPHLERVAIDALQLCCLLLPPPNRRKLQLLMRMISRMSQNVDMPQLHDAMGTRSLMIHTFSRCVLCCAEEVDLDELLAARLVSFLMDHHQEILQVPSYLQTAVEKHLDYLKKGHIKNPGEGLMVPLPTYSYCKQISAQEFDEQKVSTSQAALAELLENIIKNKSLPLKEKRKKLKQFQKEYPLIYQKRFPTTESEAALFGDKPTIKQPMLILRKPKFRSLRY; this is encoded by the exons ATGGAGAGTCGGAGCGTGCCCCCCGGCCCTTACCGGGCCACCAAGCTG TGGAATGAAGTTACCACATCTTTTCGAGCAGGGATGCCTCtaagaaaacacaggcagcactttaaaaaatatggcaATTGTTTTACAGCAGGAGAAGCGGTGGATTGGCTTTATGACCTGttaagaaataataacaattttggTCCTGAAGTTACAAGACAACAGACTCTCCAACTGTTGAGGAAATTTCTTAAGAATCATGTAATTGAAGACATCAAAGGCAGATGGGGATCAGAAAATCTTGATGACAACAGTCAGCTATTCAG ATTTCCAGCAAATTCTCCGCTTAAAACTCTTCCACGAAGGCATCCAGAATTGAGAAAAAACAGCATAGAGAACTTTTCCAAAGATAAagatagtatttttaaattacgAAACTTGTCTCGTAGAACTCCTAAGAAGCATGGATTATATTTCTCTCAG gaaaatacagagaaaatgaaCTGTGAAATAGTCAATGAAGATCAAGAAAACTCATTTGGTAATAGAGAAATAAGCCAGGAAGATGTTGAAGAAGTTTGGAGATATATTTTTCTGAGCCA CCTGCAAACCATTCTAGGTGTGTCATCCCTAGAAGAAGTCATAAATCCAGAACAAGTGGTTCCCCAATATGTGATGCACAACATGACCAGCACCAGTAAACATGGGATAGTTCTGCTGCAGGACAAGTCAG ATGACCTTCCTCACTGGGTGTTATCTGCCATGAAGTGCCTAGCAAATT GGCCAAGAAGTAATGATATGAATAATCCAACTTATGTTGGATTTGAACGAGATGTATTCAGGACAATTGCAGATTATTTTCTCGATCTCCCTGAACCTCTGCTCACCTTTGAATATTATGAattatttgtgaatattttgG TTGTTTGTGGCTACGTCACAGTTTCAGATAGACCCAGTGGGATACATAAAATCCAAGATGATCCACAGTCTGCAAAAATCCTTCACTTAAACAGTTTGAATTCCTTCAAATCAACTGAGTGTCTTCTTCTCAGTCTGCttcataaagacaaaaacaaagaagaatcagATACCACTGAGAGACTGCGGATAAGTGATCAAGGATTTCACGAAAAATGTGCTAAGAAAATGCAgctaattaatttaaaaaacagaagagcCAGTGCTAATGACATAGTGGGAGGAAGTTGTCGTAATTTAATAGGCTTAAGTAGTATGCATGTTCTGTCCTCTAGCATCAAACCGAGGTGCTGTTCTTTAGAAGGAATAGTAGATTTACCAGGGAGTTCAAGTAGAGAGGTCTCCAGTATCTTGCATCAGTCTGTTCTGAACGTAGAAGGACAAAATAGTAAACAGTTTTTAGTGTCTAAGACAAAACAGGAATCCTTAATGAATCTTCACTCAGAGGAAAGTAGTCAGAAGCCACTCTCTGTTGGTTTTAAGAGAACCTCTACTTTGACTGTTCAAGACCAAGAGGAGTTATATAatgggaaatgcaagtcaaaacagCTTTGTAGATCTCAGAGTTTGCTTTTAAGAAGTAGTACAAGAAGGAATTGTTATATTAATATGCCAGTGGCTGAAATTGTCGTGAAACCAAATCTTGGACAAGGCAGCACAAGTGTGCACACAGCTGTGGAAGGTGAACTCGGAGAGTCTAGAGCCACAATCAATAAAAGACTCTGCAAAAGTACAGTAGAACTCTCAGCCAATTCTTTACCTCCAGCTTCTTCTCTGTTGACTGGCACACAAA GTCTGCTGCAGCCTCATTTAGAGCGGGTTGCCATCGACGCACTACAGTTATGTTGTCTGTTACTTCCCCCACCAAACCGTAGAAAGCTTCAACTGTTAATGCGCATGATTTCTCGAATGAGTCAAAATGTCGATATGCCCCAACTTCATGATGCAATGGGTACAAGATCCCTG ATGATACACACTTTTTCTCGGtgtgtgctgtgctgtgctgaAGAAGTGGATCTTGATGAGCTTCTTGCTGCAAGATTGGTTTCTTTCTTAATGGATCATCATCAGGAAATTCTTCAAGTACCCTCTTACTTACAGACTGCAGTGGAGAAACATCTTGACTACTTAAAAAAGGGCCAT ATTAAAAACCCCGGAGAGGGACTGATGGTTCCTTTGCCAACATACTCATACTGTAAGCAGATTAGTGCTCAGGAGTTTGATGAACAGAAAGTTTCTACCTCTCAAGCTGCACTTGCAGAACTTTTAGagaatattattaaaaacaagAGTTTGCCtctaaaggagaaaaggaaaaaactaaaacag TTTCAGAAGGAATATCCCTTGATATATCAGAAGAGATTTCCAACCACGGAGAGTGAAGCAGCACTTTTTGGTGACAAACCTACAATCAAGCAACCAATGCTAATTTTAAGAAAACCAAAGTTTCGTAGTCTAAGATActaa